In Pseudomonas fluorescens NCIMB 11764, a single window of DNA contains:
- a CDS encoding nuclear transport factor 2 family protein, protein MQNYLEDRIQITDLITGWMHRDLGQWEQLADLAHPDAVIEITWFEGPFAEFVEGSKRMGKSDLRTKHLIGTPVVTFNGNKAVVETNAVIVADNVRLNLGCSVHNRFYDLVEKRDGLWKLVKRQSIYDMGSFTFPQGLVEIDRDTVARYPREYAPLAYLLDKSGFPLDRVFATRGSELEQVMRAEASAWLAA, encoded by the coding sequence ATGCAGAACTACCTGGAAGACCGGATTCAAATTACCGACCTGATCACGGGCTGGATGCACCGAGATCTGGGCCAGTGGGAGCAACTGGCGGACCTCGCGCACCCGGACGCCGTTATCGAGATCACCTGGTTCGAAGGGCCGTTCGCCGAGTTCGTCGAAGGCTCCAAGCGCATGGGCAAATCCGACCTGCGCACCAAACACCTGATCGGCACACCGGTGGTCACCTTCAATGGCAACAAGGCCGTGGTGGAAACCAACGCGGTGATCGTTGCCGATAACGTCCGCCTGAACCTGGGTTGCAGCGTGCACAACCGTTTCTATGACCTGGTGGAAAAACGCGATGGCCTGTGGAAGCTGGTCAAGCGCCAGAGCATCTACGACATGGGCAGCTTCACCTTCCCCCAGGGCCTGGTCGAAATCGATCGCGACACCGTAGCGCGCTACCCACGGGAATATGCGCCGCTGGCTTATCTGCTGGACAAGAGCGGCTTCCCGCTCGACCGCGTGTTTGCCACCCGTGGCAGCGAGCTGGAGCAAGTCATGCGCGCCGAGGCCAGCGCCTGGCTCGCGGCCTGA